The Candidatus Binataceae bacterium DNA window GCTATTGACGATGTAACCAACCAGCATCCCGGTCTCTGGAAAGTCCTGATGACTCCGCAAGGGGAGGTCTTTCGCCACGAGTTGGCGCGCGAGCTGGTGGCCAAGCCCCGAGGCTTGCTGCTGCTCGCCGGGCGCTATGAAGGTATCGATGAACGCGTGCGATCGCTGGTCGATCAGGAGATTTCGATCGGCGACTACGTGTTGAGTGGGGGCGAGCTCCCCGCGATGGTGGTAATTGAAGCGGTGGGCAGGCTAATTCCGGGAGTACTTGGCAACTCGGACTCGCTCACAGAAGAGTCGTTCGCAGCGGGCACGCTCGAGTATCCCCAATACACGCGTCCCGAGGAGTTTCGCGGCATGCGGGTACCCGAAGTACTACTCAGCGGCGACCATGGCAAGGTACGCGAGTGGCGCCGGGCCGAGGCCGAAAAGCGCACGGCTCGGCGACGCCCCGATTTGTCGCGCAAATCCCCACGTGGCTGATCTCTTTCTTGCACTCGTTCACCATCCGGTGGTCGATCGGAACGGCCGCATTGTCACCTCGGCAATCACCAGCCTCGACATTCATGACCTGGCCCGCTCGGCATGCACTTTCGGGGTACGCGCATTCTTCATCGTGCACCCGGTGGCCGAGCAGCGCCAGTTTGCCGCGACCGTGATTGACCATTGGAAATTCGACTTCGGGCGCGCCTTCGACGGGCGCCGGCGTGAGGCCCTTGAGCTGGTACGCATCGTACCCGATCTCGACGATGCTCTCACAGCTGTCGAGCATCTCGCCGGCGCACGTCCGCTGGTCGTGCATACTTCGGCGCGCACGCAGATGGGGGTAAGCTTCGCGCAGCTCCGCGAGCGGATGCGGGAGCCCGATTCACGGCCTTTACTCATCCTGCTCGGAACCGGCTTCGGATTGGCGCCCGAGGTGGCACAGCGCTCGGATTTACAGGCCCAAGCGATTCGCGGGGTAGGTGACTATAACCATCTATCGGTGCGAGCCGCGGGTGCGATAATTCTGGAACGCCTGCGCGGAGATTAGGTGGGGGGCCGCGATGAGATGCCAACGGTGCCTGCGTTGTTCCAGTTGGGTGATGGTTGCTGCGATGCTGTTGTTGGCTACCTTCGGCTGTGCGCTCAAGGAGCCGCTTGGACCTCCCGTACAGCCTTCGCCTTCGCTCACGGTCCCCAATCCGGTCGGCGCCGTGGTTGCCAACTGCCGCGAACTGGTGTGCACGCAGGCCGACCTTCCCTCCTGCGATTTCGAACAGGTCATCCAGGGCGCGGACATCAAGCCGATCGTCGATCGCGTGCATTGTGCACGCTCCGAATATGGCACGGATTGCGAGGAAAGACGCGCCCCGGGTGGCGATCCGCCTCCGACCAATCAAGGTCAGGTATTGAAGTTCCGCTGCGCAGGAGATCCGGTCGAATGCTGGACAACCGGGGGTAACGCGACCTGGGAAACGACTCTGGATCCGGCACGCGAAGGCGGTCGGCCGCTTCGCTATCCATGTCGGCGGCAGCGGCCTGCCCCTGAGCCCCCTCGGCAGCCCGTACCCGGCCCCGATACGGTGTGATTGGTAAAGCTTAAGGTCCCGGTGCTCGCTTGTGTCGGCCGGCGCCTTTGGGTAGCTTCTTGCACTCGACCCCTGCGCGAGCGCTTTTCCACCGCGCCTTTATGCGGAAGCGGAAAAGGAGCCGACCGAGTCAACGGGTCCGAATATTTTCATGAATAGTGTCATTAAGAAGCTCGAAGACCGCGTTTTGCGTTCCGATCTCCCTGCATTTCGCGTCGGCGATACCGTGCGCCTCCAGGTTAAGGTTCGTGAGGGCGAAAAGGAGCGCATTCAGTCGTTCGAAGGGGTTGTCATCCGAATCAACCGGGGCGGCAATCGCGCCACGTTTACGGTGCGCAAGGTTTCCTACGGGGTTGGAGTCGAGAGAATCTTCCC harbors:
- the trmD gene encoding tRNA (guanosine(37)-N1)-methyltransferase TrmD; translation: MEFHVITLFPEMFESPFRGGMIGRAVEQGLIQLRVHPLRPFGLGSYRQVDDAPYGGGSGMVMRPEPLAAAIDDVTNQHPGLWKVLMTPQGEVFRHELARELVAKPRGLLLLAGRYEGIDERVRSLVDQEISIGDYVLSGGELPAMVVIEAVGRLIPGVLGNSDSLTEESFAAGTLEYPQYTRPEEFRGMRVPEVLLSGDHGKVREWRRAEAEKRTARRRPDLSRKSPRG
- a CDS encoding RNA methyltransferase — its product is MADLFLALVHHPVVDRNGRIVTSAITSLDIHDLARSACTFGVRAFFIVHPVAEQRQFAATVIDHWKFDFGRAFDGRRREALELVRIVPDLDDALTAVEHLAGARPLVVHTSARTQMGVSFAQLRERMREPDSRPLLILLGTGFGLAPEVAQRSDLQAQAIRGVGDYNHLSVRAAGAIILERLRGD
- the rplS gene encoding 50S ribosomal protein L19, encoding MNSVIKKLEDRVLRSDLPAFRVGDTVRLQVKVREGEKERIQSFEGVVIRINRGGNRATFTVRKVSYGVGVERIFPVHSQRLEKIQVLSHGRVRRARLYYLRKRQGKAARLDTITHE